A region of the Haematobia irritans isolate KBUSLIRL chromosome 5, ASM5000362v1, whole genome shotgun sequence genome:
TCACAGTTTGCTTAACATGGTGGCGTTGAATGGTATTACCAAGACGTTTACTGTCCGATTGGAAACggttaaattttgattcatctGACCAGATAACacgtcagtgctgccgctagtgaaaaattgagtgaagtagattttggaaaaaagtggagtagattgaataaaatttgagtagcatacatttttgaaaacaaaacaatagaattcattctattataccctccaccataggatgggggtatattaactttgtcattccgtttgtaacacatctcaaagaccccataaagtatatatattctgggtcgtggtgaaattctgagtcgatctgagcatgtccgtccgtccgtctgttgaaatcacgctaacttccgaacgaaagaagctatcgatttgaaatttgcacaagtagttgttattgatgtaggtcggatggtattgcaaatgggccatatcggtccacttttacgtatagcccccatataaacggacccccaaatttggtttgcggggactctaagagaagcaaatttcatccgatccagttgaaatttggtacatggtttcagcatatgatctctaacaaccatgcaaaaattggtccatatcggtccacatcgtcccataattatatatagcccccatataaactaattccccgatttggcttgcggagcctctaagagaaccaaatttcttccgatccggctgaaagttggtacatggtgtaagtatatggtctctaacaactatgcaaaaattggtccacatcggttaataattcaatgattaaaaccgctatgttcatcgtaattaaaggaataggaaaaaacaattttaaagtttgaagcagaacaaaaagtgaagcagatttttgggagaaggagtgacgaagtaaattttgtgaaaatgaagcaaaatacttcgattgaagtagtagcgacaGCACTGTAACACGTTTCCAGTCATCTGTCGTCCAATTTTTATGCTCTCTTGCAAACTTCATTCGCGCCTTTTGATTATTTTCGGACACTTTTACGAAGTTATctaaaaattgctttagatttaaatatatcaatttttaaatCGAATCTCCTAACTGTCTTTGACTTTAATAGCaaagtttcgtttttttttttggtcaaggaaaaaactttaaagcagaatatgtttttttagtgtaataatGGCACGTCCTAGGGCATGCCCATTATGTTCACCATATAAAGGGTTAAATACAATACGCAAACATTTATTGGTCAAACTTTACTTAGATTTTTGTAATTATACCACTGTGTTTTTTTAGGGAGAATGGTTTTGAATATACGAACATATTtcgttcatttcatttttgttatttatttatttcttgctTTTTTGCAGATCTTCTGGTTTAATAGAAACTAAAGAGATAACGAATCCCAAataattgcaataaaaaattgctAATGGTAATTGAAGTGCATCAATAAATTTCTTGTTTAACTACAGCATTTGCTAATATCTGCATAATTCGGGAATCAagctaaaaatttcatataaataggATCAGCTTTAAATTGAtttcaagttaatttttttttgtgatagaaAAAGAAACGACACAATTCAACATCATGAAATTTGCAGTAAGTTTACCAATTTTATACCTGGAgagacattaaattaaattaaattaaaaactccTTTGTCACAGATTGTCCTCCTCGCATGCCTTTTGGCTTTCACTTATGCCAATGAAGAAGCTGATGTCCTCAAGGAATTTTCTGAAGTTGAAAAGGACAGTTTCAAATATGGTATTGAATTGAGTAACCACATTAAGGCTATCCAAGAGGGTCATTTGGAAGATAAGGATAACTGGGTTGTCAAGGGTGAATATGAATTTGTCAGCAAGGATGGTAAGCACGTCAAGGTCTCCTATCATGCTGATGATCATGGTTATCATCCAACTGTTGAACAAAATCATCATTAAGTGATTAATATTTGAAtgtggaaataaaagttagaaTGACGAACTGAAATatgattatttaatttattttaacagTACATTGTGCATTCTTCAGTTGAAGGAGTGCAGTTGATCGAAATACCAATTTGTGGTTAGGTATCAGGATAAAGGGtcgagtttttaaattttagtatgGTTGAACACGATGTGTGTTTGGCTTAGTAGGTTTAATACTTCTATGTTATAGTGTTCCGTAGGAGATATTGTTTGTTCGATGTTATATGCATTCGTCAGACTCTGGGAACAAGTCCGCATTAACTACAGTACGAGTATTTTCATGAATTACTATcagatctacactgaaaaaaacgcatactcggttccaaagattttgtcttttctttaaaaaaattggtattgattccgagccaaagaagcggggaatacaagtaaggatacttttaagacacaattctcttttaaatttaggttttgtgtacttgcttctaggaagcaaattttcatttttcgctttctcagctttttttcttcatatgctatcaaagtcctttaaaaacgagttaacggcaactttatttcccaaattaggactcgacttccagtagaaattatgctatgtttgaagtaaaaaacttctttaaaataaagttttgaaaaacatgtcctatatttgaacgatttttttgctttgtagtcaagatgcaaaaagacaacaaatttaaagacaatttcattaaatttaaagaatttttctgaattattaaagtcaagttgaccttagcctataaattttttctttcatgttaagatactcatttttaagtcaaatcacttaattataaggacaatacgactacattgaaaagtttatcgacttttggacaaagaaaataactttattttagagaaatgcgtcttctatgctaagcaaaatttgtattcgtattttaaagacataaaatctttgacctcactacaatatttttttcagtgtatctaacctaacgtagtggattacactttggctagtccacttttcgacaaaaagtttgagactctaatccccgatAGTGGTGCGTGGTGCATACAGacaccggggaataaagaatatatatttctatactgatggctccaaattggatggacaagtgggtttctccTTTCAGTTGAAGGAGTGTAGTTGAACGAAATACCAATTTGTGGTTAGGTATCAGGATAAAAATtcgagtttttaaattttagtatgGTTGAATTTGAACACGATGTGTGTTTGGCTTAGTAGGTTTGATACTTCTATGTTATGGTGTTCCGTAGGAGATATTGTTTGTTCGATGTTATATGTATTCGTCAGTCTCTGGGAACAAGTCCGCATTAACTGCAGTACGAGTATTTTCATGAATTACTATTAGACCTATCtaacctaacgtagtggattacactttggcgagtccacttttcgacaaaaagtttgagactctaatccccgacagtgaggcgtggtgcacacagacaccggggaataaatatatatttctatactgatggctccaaattggatggacaagtgggtttctgagtatattctaatgatctagaacttcgaatagcaaaaagattacctaatcactgtagtgtttttcaggctgaaatattagcaataagagatgtggcgaattggctgagaagtaatgttccaaaaaatgtgggcattaatatatactcagacagtcaacctgcaataaaatccttggactctgtgttccttaactcgaaaacggccatcgactgccgcaaatctctcaatgagatggcttagcagtacaatattcacctaatatgggtgcctggccataagaACATACCggtgaactgcgaagcggatgagttggcaaggctagggactactttacatattccaggggaactagaatctgttgatatgcccctggctacctgcaagctcatgctgcgtgagaaggctgttatgatggcaaatgatcgatgggagaattgcaagggctgtaacgacaccaagcaaatatgaccccatttgaacttaaaccgcacactagatatgctagtgttctcgagtcgtcagatatcactccgaaAAATCGATCACGAACTGAATTGGTTTATAGAGAAATTCGATTTGGTTGATAGTCTTTAGTAGGACTTTctctgcaatccatggtgaagggtacacgcaaaaaaataattctttcctcccaaaagaaattttagacacaCATAGATGGTTTCTCATCTACTTTTCGcaatgagaaaaaaataatgaaatagaaaaaaatcgggAGGTTCAATTGTAATAAACTttggcccagcaaaaaaattagtaagttcttccaaaggcacaactttaaaagccatTCCAAAAGATGCActctcaatgatgttctttattttaactaccctggaagttcttttaattcaaattttttgatgcaaattcagtgcaacggctgttgaattaaatatcactcgatctggacagaatttggtagacttctacaaaatctatagactcaaaatttaagtcggctaatgctctagggtggaacacaacgttagtaatatgggaaacatttaaatctcaagcaatttcaaggaaacttcacaaaagtttatttatgatttatcgtttgatatatatgtacacagaaaaaaaggtgtcttgctaattttaggaccagtttaacttccacatagttcaaaaaatttactgtaatatagttcatttttagtaaccactgcgaaaattaacttagctaaaggaaaacttataaaacttcagtaaatgttttttagttcactaactacgaaatgggacggatttttccttaaataaatttccaatacaatagttaatgcatcgttgattgtattataaaaagacataggcaatataaaaatcttactacgaaatgtggacaatttactaagaaaaatttttgtatggaaaaaaaattttgtagtaaaaattaacttaaccacagtaccgattcgtatggcggcttcctacagcttatttcggtttttactataagttggagtatatttcctcacattgaaaattttagataaagtagaataaaaagtagttaatttaatccttgacgggtgtatataattttttatgaattcctcgtaaattttgaatatattttaccttttcctatagatagaataccaactaatcaataaacgtgatactggaaattgaagtgagaagaaattatgaaattattgcatcatctttttttttttgtttgtgtttgttattgcgatgatgttatggaatgtgtgttgttggtatcttttgtggtgatagttgttttgttgcaatagcgagatcaaaaAGGGAttatgtgtgtgtggagttgtttttctttacatatgtgtcctttatgactatttgtgtctttgagttttattggtgcattcagttctgttgatgaatttatgaagcgcacacgtggtgcgcttgcgtgcggtatttgtgtttattaataaaaatacatttatttcgtaacattttagaaactgataagtgaatggtgtgatgttagagaaaacaaaaacactttatattgataaaaaataaataactctaaaataaatcacatattaagaaactgtatatttctattaataatttaaaattagtgcggttttaaattggtttacataaaaatattcataattagtggtaataaaatgatctatatttactctacatctggatcacagtacaattttttgagtctatatttttatgttatagcgagtccttaaggtgtgtactaagttcgagtttaggtgctaa
Encoded here:
- the LOC142240126 gene encoding larval cuticle protein 9-like; its protein translation is KTPLSQIVLLACLLAFTYANEEADVLKEFSEVEKDSFKYGIELSNHIKAIQEGHLEDKDNWVVKGEYEFVSKDGKHVKVSYHADDHGYHPTVEQNHH